TGCTCCAACGGTAGGTTGTAATATTCTCTTATATCAATGCATTTCTAATgcgtttccaaaaaaaaaaaaaaaaggcttttaaaaaaaaaaatagttgccaagtgggggggggggggggggggtggttctTTAAAGTTCCGATGTGGGACAGGTGGGTTCTCACTTCGCACAGAGAGATCACAGAGAGCGGGGGGGGTGGGGGCCGGTGTACaaattgagaagagagagagagtaccagttTAAATACTTCAGTTCACGGCTGTGGTGGAGAAGAAATTAAGGGTAGCACGAGAGGAGAAAGAAAGCAAGAAAGCCCGCCCATTAATAACGATGGAGTTGGAGCAGGAAGAAGAAGAGCCAGTGAGTCCCACCGGGCAATACTTCAACAGTTCAGTCCTATCAATTTCAGTTCTTGGAGTTTTGGAATCACAAGTTCCCATAGACGACTCCCCAACCCTGTCCCTTCTCCAGGATGTCTTCCTCCCCATCAACCCTCGCTTTTCCTCCATCATGGTATATAtacaatactctctctctctctctctctctctctctcacacacacacacacacacacacacaccacattGTCATGTAAGCCAGGCTTACTCTCagtcttttttttgataactctaGTGTTCGAGCTTTAGGGTTACTCTCTTGTTCGTTGTTTCTCCCTCTCAACTTTCAAGCTAGCCTCCCACCAAATTCGCAAATACATGATTTGACCAATGATTTTACAAAACAACAAACTTGTCATGGAAAATTTCACCGCGGAATAACAGCAATGCCCAGTAAGTGTCACGTTTGATCATACTATTATATCATATCATTCATATTTGTAGCGTAATAATAGAATTTCGTGGTCATGGTATGATTATATAATTCACCTAATAGACTGATGTGTTCTATATGTTAGAATCTGTTTCTTTGAAGTTAAGACACCCTATTTCTTACCTATCgctatttcattttggattgtATTCATTTAAATTGTCTATTGAAATCAGACATTAAAATTCAACTAGAATAATGGATACGTATTTCAATTGGAAACGAAAAACTATCACGACATGGATTAGGATACATCGTCCTACGGCAAATTATATTTCAAACCTTTGTATATACGAAAGAACTTTAATTCAATCACTACGATAGATATGATATATTAAAAAAGACTTAAAAAGTCATTGAAGATTTGCTCGGACGTTAGTTTCAAAAGTAGTGCAAACTGATGCAGAAAACCTACAAGAATCTCATCCACCAAACCCCATGCTGCAAATTTAAGGCAATAGTTAAGACCTCCTTGCCAGGAATTCATTGCTTTCTGAGCCACTATCGTACGGGCAATATTTcggtcataattatttttcataatttccatAAATACATTCCAATTATTGCACGTTGGATATTTTGTGAACAGGTCAGGGACAAGAATGGGATAAAACAATGGAAGAGAGTGAAAGTAAATCTCAAAGACCACATTAACGTCCCTATTTTCCCAACAGCCACCGGAGACCAATTCTACGACCAACAATTCAACGACTACTTGACCAAAATATCCCTGTCCCAGCTCCCCCAGAGCAGGCCACTATGGGAAATTCACGTAATCAAGTACCCGACGAGAGCTGCGGCCGGGCACGTGGTTTTCAAGCTCCACCACGCGCTCGGCGACGGGTTCTCCATAATGGGGGCCCTGCTCTCTTGTTTGCAGAGAGCCGACGATCCGTCCCTGCCCCTGACGTTTCCCCTGCTCCGGAACGATTTGAGTTTGAACGCGGAGGGTGGTAAGGGGATTTGGAATGCTTTTTCCGGGTTTTTCAATACGGTGTTGGATTTCGGGTGGAGCCTCATGAAGAGTACCTTTGCGGAGGATGATCGGACGCCGATCCGGTCCGGGGACGATGGGGTGGAGTTTCGGCCTGTCGATATATTTACGATCACGTTTTGTTTGGATCAGATCAAGCTAATCAAGTCCAATCTTCAAGTGGTAAGACTTCTGATACTTGTGTGCACATCAATAATTATgatcttcatttcttttttgggCAATGAAATTAAATCTTTGGGAGTTATTGAAAATGATATGTGGAGTAATTACCCTATTATCCATTATTAATTATTTCGAACATATGTGTCTAGGCATATGTGTGAGTGTGATTGATTGGGCCCGGTGTTCCTACAGTTCAACCATATGGTATGACTAGGGGCCTTTCGTCATAAATTAAGTCTATAATTGTATTAAGATGGGGGGTGGATTTGGCCTCATATTTTGGGCCCTTCAATTAAGGTAAGAATTAAAAGGGCGCCTGAAAAGTGGTACATCCCAATTAATAAGCAGGTACAACTCCAGCAGCCTACTGCTAATAGTAGAGGTGGCAAGCGGGTGAGTCTGGGCGGATTGAAACGGGTCGTGGGTTAAATATGGGCGAGTCAAATATGGATCAAAAAGTAAACGGGTTGAAATGGGTCGGGTCAAATATGAgtcaagccaaacccaaacccgcccgacccgacccattttcaatttttttttttttcctccttcccccgtccttcctctctcttcctcccccCTTCTCTGATTTGTCCCTATTAGTTCGTTTCGACGTgagaatcgaaaaaataatttttgtggacgaatttgattggattgaataGTGAAGaccaacttttattttttgatcattcaGAATGAAGACCGAATTCGGTCCGGTACGGCGCGGAGGATATACTCAGAACACTTGaaattttcaggaaaaaaaaaaaaaaacatcgagCAAATTCTTCAAACCGTTTTTGGAGGCGTCGAAATGGATTGCTTATGCTATACTTAGCACACTTCAAtaaaaaggattaaaaaaacTGACCAGACCACATCAGTAAGtttatttaaattaataataatgaAGGAATGCCCAATTGTTTCAATGAGGCTCCGTTttgctaaggtttttattttttacgtacttattttatctttttacgagacaggtcattctcttacaatacatcacttaTAATTTAAAGTGGGACGGGGTCTGAATTCAAAAACACCTGGCAGCAggaagaaattttgaaagaatggaAATTATAGAAAAaggaatttttcaaaaagtgtcTGAAATTGactggtttaaaaaaaaaaaaaaaacaagtgtatGAAATTAGcaaattacaaaacaaaattagttATTTTAAATTAGacgaaagtgttttttttttcgtttttacaggggagaataaaaattaaatgcCACCTATATGTTCTTATGGGTAAGTATGCCACCTATATGTTTAGTAAAAAGCAATTTAAAAGAATCAGTCGGCTCAATTTTGTTTGAGCTAGAACCGATCAAAATTGAGAgtaatttggtttgattttgactATCCATTTTCGTAGGGAGACCCTTTTtggcatgagagagagagagagagagagagagagagagagagagagattgatttatGGGCGGGTACTTGTAGAATTGTTAGATTTGTGTGCATTGTATGGGCTGGAGTGTGTAAAGTGGGTTTTTAACTCTAACCCATATTTAACTCACTTTCAACCCATCTAAACCCAAGTAAATATGGAttgatatgggttcaacccatatcaacccattatacaatatgggCGGATTGGATTGGGTTTTaagtaggggtgagcatggattggattggtctggttttatagtaatccattaaccaaaccactacttacggattatgaatttagagaaccaaaccaatccataaaattcataaaaccaagccaatccaaaccattcaaaggcggtttggtttcggtttgaaaccatGGTTTgcttaaaattgagatatcattactataaactattttaagtacttaaaattgcatagataacttaaactaaaagttatattgaaattaatatattaaaatcatcaaaactcactaacatcaaccaactaaataagaatagaatacattagaaaataagttaccgagaaaaaaagtaggaaattactttactaagcccaaaccatgtatgtttagcgtaatgaaattgtaggaatagaaagtttaggaaattaatattggaagtgaaagaaaagaatagggcggtggaatagagtattagataaagaatttaagtttattaagtatatctaaacaaactatatatatatatatatatatatatatatatatatatatatatcacgcggttcggatcggtttggaaccaaaaccattaacgtaaatccataaaccaaaccatttaacacggtttctattttttttaaaccgagacctaaccacatcattaaaaaaccaaaccaaactgttcggtttggattggtttggactggattcacggtttcatggtcattttgctcacccctagttTTAAGTGGGCGGATTTGGGCGGGTTAGAGAATATGGGTTGAAATTGCCACCTCTAGCTAATAGTATCCTATTATCGGTCATAAAATAATTATTCTTTTCTGAACTATTAATTGTCGAAACAGACATTGAGATGAGCACAACAGCCCTTGCGTTTCATGAAGGCACCTTCTAATAACGATACATGAGACTACTCTCTATCATTTCAGGTTGCTGACATTAGGCTACCCTGAATTCATTCATGAAAGGAAAATTTGGCTTATGTTATGTGTTTTCACTTAGTTTTTatctttgttaattttttgttaattttgcagcAAATTATTGTTAATTTAGGAGATTTGGCAAATTAAGTAAAAATCAGTCcaattttttctctcattgagacaaattaaaaaattcaaatatttaggaaaaaaagcttaaaaatcactaacaatgaaaaaaaaatcaatcagaAATTCAAGATAGTCCCAACTTAACCTATATAATGTCTCCATCAACCTCATTTTCCTACATAATTCGACTATCTCACGGGAAAAATTGCCTACATAAGCTCACTCAAAATatcccaactttttttttatgtagTTCACAATTATATCCCttagggaaagtctacaatacacacccttaaaagggtgtactatatgcacctattttatggttcattcataacattttaatgtgtttcgtaacttttgttctagaattcataacctttcaacagtatgattcgtaacattttcattatgattcataacattttagtgtctctcataacctttatacgattcgtaactttttagcaatacgattcgtaacattttctttacaaatcataacattttgagggATGCATATGATGCACACCAAAATAAATGGTATGTATTATAGTCTTTCCCTATCcctaaactattttttttccgttttttatGAACTTCGATACTtaatctgtctcgtaaaattAGACCATCGTGAAAAAACGTGCAGTTATCCCTAAACTAGAGTCTAGAGTTTTGGAGTTTCttcgaaatatttttttaaccattgtatttttttctaattagaCGATAAACGACGTGATTACGGGTATAATCTTCTACGGAACCCGATTATACATGCAAGAAACGGGCCAAGACCACTCCACCAAATCCAATTCCACTGCATTGGTTTTGCTCAACACAAGGAATATTTCCGGGTACAAATCCGTCGAGGAGATGGTCAAACCCGACCCGAATACAAAGTGGGGCAACCAATTCGGGTTCATACACGTGTCGATCCCAGAGTTGATGAAGGCAGCCGATGAGATTTACCCAATCAAGTTTGTGTTTGAAGCCCAGGAAATAATCAAGAGGAAGAAAAACTCTGCTGCGGTTTTCCTCACCGGGAAGCTTTTGGAAACCTTGAGGAAATACAGAGGACCTGAGGTACATATATATGCATCTTTTATAGCTGCCCTTATATACAGTCATAATACACACACACGGAGAAAGAGTAaacaatttgtttttaatttttattttattttgataactGGATGTCCGGGACAGTTTATGTGCGCCTTGACTAATTCTGAAGCCTagaggctgtgtttggatgaaaaGTATCTTATGGGGAAATGAGAATATGATTCCGGACATTCCTATGTTTGTGAAGAATGAGATTACTGATCTCTCAATCCATGAGGAATTTGATCCCTCCCACCCCCTGGGAATCTTGGATTCCTAGCTCGATCaatataaaaagtaaatatTTGGCTTTAGAATATTTCTTAAATAAATGATTCCTAGAGAAGATTAATTACTTGATTAATCCAAACGATGGAATAAAATCACTCCGGATATCAAATTACTAGGAATTTAATTCTTATTCCTAGTAATCAAATTCTTATTTCTACAAAAGATTACGGGCATCCAAACTGAGCTGTGAAGGTAACGACCGGACATAACCCCCTGTGGtcccaaggtttgaaatgtcTAGCCCCTGCGGGAATAGAACCTGTGACCTCATGGGGGagcacttattgctttctcacaaCTACTTTGCCAAACCCTTTGGGATTAAGAGTAAACAAAATTAGGATGGGTTTGGCATGAATTATAAatcaagtgtatttttgtttctgaatttttgtcaTATTCATGCGatatttttagattaatcattcgtTTTGATGAGCGAATTAAACTCTAGAATTTAAAACATTATGATCAGAAactaaatttcttttactgaaGACCAAAAACATTTGGAAAGACTGtcctgtttgaatttttttcagcGTCAGTCCGGTTTCTTatgtgtttttatttatttatcaagtCGAGACGATTAATTAATCTCAAGTATCTTTGACAAAAAACATAACATAAAACACGAAATTTTGATTGAGTTGGTCATGAGTGAGGTTATATATACTGCAGGCAACAGCACGGCACATACGTAACACCCTCAAGAACTCAAGCATGACAATCTCCAACATGGTTGGACCTGTCGAACAAATGGCTATAGCTAATCATCCATGTTCTGGCATCTACTTCATGGTTGTTGGTGTTCCACAGGTATACTAAATGTGAATGTGGATGATGTATATCTAATGTGTTTGTGTGCACATCAAGGTTGTAACAACGGGATCATATATATTGCGTATCGTTAATTTTTCCCCGGTATATCTATCGTATCGCGATACGTGTCGAGTATCCTTAACCCGGCCTCCATAGGACTTGACTCCATTTACCACACGCGCTCGTATCGATTGGGCTCCCAGAATTTTCTGGTCCAAGAACGGAAGAGTCTAAACAAAGAATCTTATGATTTCATCACTGTTTGAGTTAGAAGTTGAAAAGTTGAATTCCAATTCATCATCTAGTCCGATCTCCCTTCTAGTGTGAGAGTAAGCCATAGTTTGATTCACGGACAATTTAGTTTGGTGCGACCTAATTGCCTGAAAGCGTTGTATATCTTGGGAGGCAGATGCCAGAGAAATCCCTCAACCACGTTCGATGAGGGGGGCGAATCTGTTTTAAGGATATTGTATGATATACTGGCTGCCTCAATTTGCTATTTCATATTACGTTCTTAAAATCTATTCACAGATCCTGTGTTGCAGAGTTTGTTCCCAGATTCTGTTCAATTTTATATTCATCTGTTCTGTCATAGAGAGATCCCTCAATTTGCTAGTCCAGTATATCTTCATCTATCATAGAGAGATCCCTCCTTGATCCAGGCACATTGACATAGGATTTATGCCTAACCATATGAATCTTGTGACCTTCTCTCTGTGCTACGTTCATCGTTTCTTGATTTCTTGTTTCGTTATAACGACTCGGGCAATGTTTTTGGCTATGTTTTCGGTTTCCTTCCGCAAATCCAAAATTCGAAAGCAGTATAAATTTAGATACACTCGATAACATGCACTTGACTATTCTGAAATGTTGCTTTTTTGCAATCGCAGAGTCTCAGTATAGCCATGGTGAGTTACATGGGGAAATTGAGGGTTGCAGTGGGCACAGAGAAAGGCCACATTGATCCAAATAAGTTCAAGTCATGCGTCCAAAATTCTTTTGACGTGATGTTCAAAGCCGCAGCGAATTCTCCTTCACAACCAAATTAATTTACAGGATGAAAATAGTCGTACATTACTTATATATGAAAAGTTGTGGGAGTATTATTTTACCTTTCAACACACGACGCATTATTCTCTCATTGTTTCCTTTATACCAAACCCATTGcgattgcggatgctcttacaaTGTCATTACTTTTTTATTGTGTTTCCTTTTCTGCATATTATTTTTGTCTGGAGAAAATTATCCTACATGCGTGAAGACTTGCGGTTTCATTAAATCGTATTAAATTCGGATGTATAAGTCATATTCACTTTGGTAATTCAGGAccaatgttttataaaattcacacaTACATTCGATCATTGTTTTTTGATAATTGTATATGGGTTAAGTTTGAGTTGGACTCGTCTTCTCTCTAGTCCATCGTTCAAATGGACTTAGAAGGAATTTGAGCGATGTGTAGTATATAGCCAACGTAAATGGGTGTGGTTGTATCATTGTTGTTTCTGCCTTGGGCTTGACTAGATCAATCTAAAGTCTACATTTACAGAACTGATTCCATCAAGAAAAAGAGAGTCCCATCTTGTGCCCAATTGTGGATCCACCCTCGCAGTCTAATATTGCTTGGccatccttttttctttttttacgaGCAAGATGATCCCAGTTATGAGCGGTTCGACGGCAGCGGAGGCGGCGTCTACGACGGGTTCAGTCCTTCAGTCTGCGGCAGCACGAGCTCTAGTTGGTGCGGCGGGTCATCTCGAGAGTTGCTCTTTTCATACCTTGCCTCTCCCCTTGGTCTCTCCACCCACCTTCACGAGTGTGATTGATGGATTCGGCTCCGGCGTTTGGTTCCATTGTCCATTTGCTAATTAAAATACACTTTGTCCACATTAGGCCAAGTTATAAATTCACCTCAAGAAATCTGTGATGTTGAGGTCCAAATTCCGCCGCTACTAGTAATAGTTTTCCTATATCATACTCATGCAAGCTATTGCAAACAAAACTTAACTAACCCATTGCCAATTTCCTTCTTCCAGAACGGCGTTTCAATTTTCGTGAATCTCGATATTTGTCGGACCTTGAAATTAACGATTGGACAAACATTTAGTGACTCCAAAATTTGGAATGTTTGACCTTTGTAAGATTCAACCGTGCGACATTTATTTGGCGTATGCCCTCCAACTAATGTCTCATGCCCACTCGGACCAAACCCGAGAATAAACTAGCCCATTATTCGGATGTTACTCCTTctgtccttttttaagtgttcacTATTCTATTTTGGTTTGTCCCTAAAAGaatgtccattttgaaaattcaatgGGTAAAACTTGgtaaatttcatattttgtcattttcttttgtatttacCCTTCCAAATTCAAAGAATCAAATTAAATGCATCAATTAATGGAAAGGTGCTTctcgtcgcaacctaacctcttagaaataggtttgcaccccaagcgtagggctaggtcgttgatagcatataaaccggaagaccggatcgttcccacagagaaatcttctttagcgaatttggaatagaagttgcttaaagattgcggcgttcaagcggccaactttagagttttgattcgattgatgaaattaaacttggaaataaactaggttaagatggtcgagtcaaagggattgatttacccacgacttagccatcaaacggttccttcatctaactcatgagtgaaccgaaaccgtccggattccactagaagaattaaaagctgaagactacttataacttaattcaaagctctaattcaaattgaactcatttaacgcaagtgagagacgaaaaaagatcgttcgcacgcgtaggattatcaagctcgtagcacaaggcgataaacttcattgatcaaagaagccaccaaccccatgatcaaagctagaaatcatgggtttaattcattcaaaaccttgagattaagctaaagttaagagaaaccatttaatggactaatccatagggtgaacctcaccccatgaccgaaccgattaactactcactcataataaaaagactagaaaaagagttaagcatgaaaaacatgattcaccgatgaaaacgaaaataaacttgatttataagaagatctaacaagtagctacaacattaatacatgagaaaacatcaaaacacttaaacttacttgagttcttgaagattgAAAGCTTGAAAAGCTAAGAACACAACATGAAAATcctagaaagcaagaaaaagacttaggcctaaaaactaactaatggccatctcttccataaatggcatacaagactatttataggccttacaaaatcagccttacaatg
The sequence above is drawn from the Rhododendron vialii isolate Sample 1 chromosome 6a, ASM3025357v1 genome and encodes:
- the LOC131329566 gene encoding wax ester synthase/diacylglycerol acyltransferase 4-like, whose amino-acid sequence is MELEQEEEEPVSPTGQYFNSSVLSISVLGVLESQVPIDDSPTLSLLQDVFLPINPRFSSIMVRDKNGIKQWKRVKVNLKDHINVPIFPTATGDQFYDQQFNDYLTKISLSQLPQSRPLWEIHVIKYPTRAAAGHVVFKLHHALGDGFSIMGALLSCLQRADDPSLPLTFPLLRNDLSLNAEGGKGIWNAFSGFFNTVLDFGWSLMKSTFAEDDRTPIRSGDDGVEFRPVDIFTITFCLDQIKLIKSNLQVTINDVITGIIFYGTRLYMQETGQDHSTKSNSTALVLLNTRNISGYKSVEEMVKPDPNTKWGNQFGFIHVSIPELMKAADEIYPIKFVFEAQEIIKRKKNSAAVFLTGKLLETLRKYRGPEATARHIRNTLKNSSMTISNMVGPVEQMAIANHPCSGIYFMVVGVPQSLSIAMVSYMGKLRVAVGTEKGHIDPNKFKSCVQNSFDVMFKAAANSPSQPN